The DNA window CGGCGTTGGTGTCGATGCCGGACGAACTGATGGGTGAAAAAAGCTGCGCCTATATCATCGCGACCAGCGCGTTGAAGCCGGTGGTGTTGCGCCGCCATTTACGCGGCGAGGGCGTGGCCGAATTTAAATTACCCGACCGTTTTATACAGGTTGATACGCTGCCGCTCACCCCGGTTGGCAAAGTGGATAAAAAACTGTTGCGCCAACGCCTGGAGGCGCAACAACTGACTCTGGTCCAGGGAGAATAAGTCATGGCCATTCCAAAACTGAATGATTACGCGTTGCCGACTCAGGCTGAACTGCCGACCAACAAAGTGAGCTGGACGGTGGAACCGCAGCGCGCTGCACTGTTGATCCATGATATGCAGCAGTATTTCCTGAATTTCTGGGGTGAAGACAGCCCGTTGATCAGGCAGGTGGTGGAGAACATTGCCAACCTGCGTCGTTACTGCAAATCACAGGGGATCCCGGTGTTTTACACCGCGCAGCCTAATCAGCAGAGCGATGAAGACCGTGCATTACTCAATGACATGTGGGGGCCGGGCCTGAATAAGCACCCGGAACAGCAGGCGGTGGTCGCCGCTCTGGCCCCGGAAGAAGACGATACGGTGTTGGTGAAGTGGCGCTACAGTGCCTTCCACCGCTCACCGCTGCAGGAAATTCTGCAGGAGTCGGGGCGCGATCAGTTGATCATCTGTGGTGTCTACGCCCATATCGGCTGTATGACTACGGCGATCGACGCCTTTATGCGCAATATTCAGCCGTTTATGGTGGCTGACGGCCTGGCCGATTTCTCCCGCGAAGAGCATCTGATGGCGCTGCGTTATACCGCTGGCCGTTGTGGCCGCGTGGTGACCACTGCCGAACTGTTGCCGGGCATTGCCAGCAAGGCTGCCTTACGCCAGCAAATCATGCCTTTCCTCGATGAAGACAGCGAAGACATGGGCGACGATGAAAACCTGATCGACTACGGTCTGGATTCAGTGCGCATCATGGAGTTGGCGGCACGCTGGCGTAAAATTCGTGGCGATATTGATTTTATCGCACTGGCCAAGAACCCGACCATCGATGGCTGGTGGACGCTGCTGTCGGAGGGAAAAGCCTGATGGAACAACGGGGCGATTTCGCCGGTAAGCGAGTCTGGGTCACTGGTGCTGGGGCCGGGATTGGCCTGGCAACGGCATTGGCGTTTGTGCAGGCCGGTGCCGAAGTGATTGGCTTTGATAAACATTTTGGCGAGCCGGAATACGCATTCCGCACCGAAGTGCTGGATATCGCCGACAGTGACGCGGTAGATCGGGTTTGCGGACGTTTGCTGGCGGAGCAGGGGGAGTTGGACGTGCTGGTCAACGGCGCCGGTATTCTGCGTATGGGGCTGGCGGATGAAACCAGCACCGCAGACTGGCTGGCTTGCCTGGCCGTCAATGCCGGTGGGGCATTTAATATGTTCCGCCACGCTTTGCCGGTATTCCGTCGCCAACGACGCGGTGCGATTGTCAGCGTGGCATCTAACGCCGCGCATGTGCCGCGCGTCGGCATGGCGGCCTATTGTGCTTCCAAGGCGGCATTACGCAGCCTGTGCAACACCGTAGGGCTGGAGATGGCCCCTTATGGCGTACGTTGCAACCTGGTTTCGCCAGGATCGACCAATACGCCTATGCAGCGCGGCATGTGGCAGGATGAAACCGGTGAGCAGAACACCATTAACGGTTTCCCGGAACAGTTCAAATTGGGCATTCCGCTGGGTAAAATTGCTCAGCCGCAGGAAATCGCCGATGCCATTTTGTTCCTGGCTTCCGATCGCGCCAGCCATATCACCATGCAGGATATTGTGATTGACGGCGGGGCGACGCTGGCGGCCTGATAATCAGGTTCTATCTTCGCAATAGCCACAAGGCGCTGCAAGCAGCGCCTTTATTTTGTAGTGAAATAGTTGTCTTTAATCCCGAGATACTCGGGCCTAGCGCACCGAGGGGCGCTCCGGCGGGCAAGCCGCTACGACCCCTTCGGCACGCTCTCCCTAATAACGAGTATTGTTAGTTGTATGGAGATACTGGGAGGATTACTGAAGTTTTGAGCGCTTCCGGACGTCAGATGCGAAAAAAGCGCCAAAAGGCGCTTTTTTCTGTAGTGGTGGGTCGTGCGGGATTAACTCGGCCTTTGGCCTCACCCTTCGGGCCAGCGCAAGCGCTGTTCAAAATTGCCGGGGCAATTTTGTCGAACCTGCACAGGTTCTCATCCAGCACGACACTCTGCACTATGTTAGAAAGGTGTTTGAGATGATTACTGTGCTGCAGATGCGAAAAAAGCGCCAAAAGGCGCTTTTTTCTGTATTGGTGGGTCGTGCGGGATTCGAACCTGCGACCAATTGATTAAAAGTCAACTGCTCTACCAACTGAGCTAACGACCCGCAGAAGTGGTGGGTGATGACGGGCTCGAACCGCCGACCCCCTCCGTGTAAAGGAGATGCTCTACCAACTGAGCTAATCACCCACTTCAGAACTTCCGGGTACTGCCAAACAAGAGAATGAGTGGTGGGTGATGACGGGCTCGAACCGCCGACCCCCTCCGTGTAAAGGAGATGCTCTACCAACTGAGCTAATCACCCTCATTCTTCTCATTTCTTACTGCTTTACTACTCAACAAGATGGTGGGCGATGACGGGCTCGAACCGCCGACCCCCTCCGTGTAAAGGAGATGCTCTACCAACTGAGCTAATCGCCCCGTCTTGTTGGAGTCGCATTATAGGGATAGTTGAAAGTGAGTCAACGGTTTTTAAAATGATTTCAATCGTTCGCCGCAAATTTAAACAGGATGCGATATTTATCGCCTGCAATGTCGAATCTTTGCACATTGTTATGCGTAAAGCGCCGCAGAGATGATGAAATCAGCCTTGGCAATATCGTGTCAGCGTTGAGGAATTAGCGCGTGGTGGTACAATGTTGCCCACTTTTTTAAATTCCGAGCAATCGTCGGCAACCGCCGACACGCGTTGCGTAATAAGGCAGTGAAACCAATGAAAATCAAAACCCGTTTTGCACCGAGCCCAACCGGCTATCTTCACGTCGGTGGCGCCCGTACTGCGCTTTACTCCTGGTTGTTCAGCCGCCATGCGGGCGGTGAGTTCGTTCTGCGTATCGAAGATACCGATCTGGAACGCTCAACCCAGGACGCGATCGACGCAATTATGGATGGCATGAACTGGTTAAACCTGGATTGGAATGAAGGCCCGTACTTCCAGACCAAGCGTTTTGACCGCTATAACGCGGTGATTGACGACATGCTGGTGCAGGATACCGCCTATAAATGCTATTGCTCGAAGGAACGTCTGGAAGCGCTGCGTGAAAAGCAGATGGAAAACGGCGAAAAACCGCGTTACGACGGCCACTGCCGCGACAGCCAGTGCAGCCATACCGATGACGAGCCACACGTGGTGCGTTTCCGTAACCCGCAGGAAGGCTCGGTGATCTTCGACGACAAGATCCGCGGCCCGATCGAATTTAGCAACCAGGAGCTGGATGACCTGATCATCCGCCGCACCGACGGTTCACCAACCTATAACTTCTGCGTAGTGGTAGATGACTGGGATATGGAAATCAGCCACGTGATCCGCGGCGAAGACCACATCAACAACACCCCGCGCCAGATCAACATCCTGAAAGCGCTGGGTGCGCCGGTGCCGGAATACGCGCACGTTTCGATGATCCTTGGTGACGACGGTAAAAAACTGTCGAAACGCCACGGTGCGGTAGGGGTGATGCAGTACCGTGACGACGGCTACCTGCCGCAGGCGCTGCTGAACTATCTGGTGCGTCTGGGCTGGTCTCATGGCGACCAGGAAATCTTCTCTATTGATGAGATGAAAGAGTTCTTTACCCTGGAAGCGATCAACAAATCCGCCAGTGCCTTCAATACCGAGAAGTTGCAGTGGCTGAACCACCATTACATTAACCATATGCCGGCCGAAGAAGTGGCAGTGCACCTGGCGTGGCATGTTGAGCAACTGGGTATCGAGACCCGCAATGGCCCTGAGCTGAAAGATATCGTTAAGCTGCTGGGCGAGCGCTGCAAAACGCTCAAGGAAATGGCCGAGTCTTGCCGTTACTTCTACGAAGACTTCAGCGAGTTCGACGCTGACGCTGCCAAGAAGCACTTGCGTCCGGTTGCTCGTCAGCCACTGGAAGCGGTGCGCGCCAAGCTGGCCGCTATCACTGCCTGGACGCCGGAAAACGTGCATGACGCGATTCAGGGCACGGCAGATGAACTGGGCGTAGGTATGGGCAAGGTAGGTATGCCGCTGCGGGTGGCGGTTACCGGTGCCGGTCAGTCACCGGGTATGGATGTCACCGTTCATGCCATCGGTCAGAGCCGTTCTCTGCAGCGTATCGACCTGGCGCTGGCTTATATTGCCGGGCGTGAAGCTTAAGGCTGAGCGTTTCCCTGCCAGTTAATGACAAAGCCCCATGGAGCAATCCCGGGGCTTTTTTGTATCTGCTATTTGATGGCGAATTCCTGGTACGCCGCGGCAGGGTTATGGTTTGGGGCATAATGCTCAATTTTTAGCAGCAAACGCGCTGATTTGGCGGCTTTTTCAGCGCTTGAAGCAGGAATGCAATTTAGCCGTTGACAGCTTAGAGTGGGTTTCATATTATGCGCCCCGTTCACAGGATTTTGTGATTGTGGATTGGGGCTATAGCTCAGCTGGGAGAGCGCTTGCATGGCATGCAAGAGGTCGACGGTTCGATCCCGTCTAGCTCCACCAACCTTTATCTCAGAAGGGTTGGGGAATACCGTAACGCCGGTTAAAGCGTACCACTTTTGTGGGGCTATAGCTCAGCTGGGAGAGCGCTTGCATGGCATGCAAGAGGTCGACGGTTCGATCCCGTCTAGCTCCACCACCATTTAAAAAGCCGACCTCAGGGTCGGCTTTTTGCTTTCTGTCTTTCCTTACTGCCTTCCCTTTCCCATGCACCGAATTGCAGGCATTAAAAAAGGCCGCCGAAGCGACCTTTATCTTACTGATATCTTACTGACGTTTCGGCTTAGCCCAGAACCAGGCCTGCGATGGACGCAGACAGGATGCTGACCAGCGTTGAACCGTAAACCAGCTTCAGACCAAAGCGAGAAACCACGTTGCCCTGATGCTCGTTCAGCCCTTTAATCGCACCGGCAACGATGCCGATGGAAGAGAAGTTGGCGAAGGAAACCAGGAACACCGACAGAATACCCATGCTACGAGGAGAGAGTTCAGCAGAGATTTTCTGCAGTTCCATCATCGCCACGAATTCGTTGGATACCAGTTTGGTTGCCATGATGCTACCCACCTGCAACGCTTCGTGCTTAGGAATACCCATAATCCAGGCGAATGGATAGAAGAAGTAGCCCAGAATTTCCTGGAAGCTCAGGCCGAAGATGGCGCTGAACAGGCCGTTGAGCGCGGCGATCAGGGCGATAAAGCCGATCAGCATCGCAGCAACGATAATAGCTACTTTAAAACCAGCCAGAATGTATTCGCCCAGCATTTCGAAGAAGCTCTGGCCTTCGTGCAGATTGCCCAGGTGCAGTTCTTCTTCTTTACTGGTGTCATACGGGTTGACCAATGACAGCACGATAAAGGTGCTGAACATGTTCAGTACCAGTGCCGCGACCACAAATTTGGCGTCCAGCATGGTCATGTAAGCGCCGACGATGGACATGGAAACCGTAGACATCGCGGTCGCCGCCATGGTGTACATGCGCTTTTCAGACATCTTGCCCAGAATATCTTTATAGGCAATGAAGTTTTCAGACTGGCCCAGGATCAGCGAGCTGACGGCGTTGAACGATTCCAGCTTGCCCATACCGTTAACTTTTGACAGCACGGTACCAATGATGCGGATGACAAACGGCAGTACTTTAATGTATTGCAGAATACCGATCAGCGCGGAGATGAAGACGATCGGGCACAGTACCTTCAGGAAGAAGAAGGCCAAACCTTTGTCGCCCATGCCGCCGAATACAAACTCAGTCCCTTGCCCAGCAAACCCGAGCAGCTTGTCAAACAACGCTGCGAATCCTTTTACAAAGCCTAAACCCGCTTCCGAATGCAGGAAAAAAATAGGCCAGCAGTACTTCAATAACCAACAGTTGAATAACGTAGCGAATGCGGATGCTTTTACGATCGCGGCATACTAAAAGTGCCAGGATCGTGACCACCACCAACGCCAACGCGAAGTGCGCAATATGGGACATGTTTGCTCCAAACTTGAGGCAGGCTGAATTTCGGATGTCATTTTATGTAACGCCACGTTTAAAAACGAGAGGTCTATTGCAAATATGGAAATTCATACTGGGAAACGTCTTAAATTATTACGGTAAAGCATAAAAAATCAATAGCTTAATGAAGTCATATGAAATTCCTATTCCTCCACTAATTTGATTATAAGACGGATTGTGCTCTGAATCTGGCCCGGAAGAGTGCGGAAAATGTTCATCTACCTGCTAAACCTTTCGTTAAATCCGTGTTTTTTCCCTATTGCAGAGATAAGTATTACCGCCATAAATGCACTTGATAATTATTATCATTTACATAAGATAACTCCAGGCTTATTAGAAGTAAGGGTTCAGAACATGCTGAACAGTCGCGTGGTTGAGACCACCCCGCGCTCATCCAGGAAGATCAAACTTTCCCTGATGGGCCCCGCATTTATCGCGGCTATCGGCTACATTGACCCCGGTAATTTCGCTACCAATATCCAGTCCGGTGCCTCTTTTGGTTATACCCTGCTGTGGGTGGTGGTGTGGGCCAATGTGATGGCGATGCTGATCCAACTGTTGTCCGCCAAACTGGGCATTGCCACGGGTAAAAACCTGGCGGAGCATATTCGCGATCGTTTCCCGCGTCCGGCGGTGTGGGCTTATTGGGTTCAGGCAGAAATTATTGCCATGGCCACAGATCTGGCCGAATTTATCGGCGCGGCTATAGGTTTCAAAACTGCTGTTGGGCGTGACTTTGCTGGAGGGAGCGATCCTGACCGGCATCGCGACTTTCCTGATCCTGATGTTGCAACAACGTGGGCAAAAATCTTTGGAATGGGTGATTGGCAGCCTGCTGCTGTTTGTCGCTTTGGCTTATATGGTGGAACTGGTGTTTTCCCAACCGCAGTTAGGCCCGCTGTTAACAGGCATGGCGCTGCCGGATTTGCCGAACGGTGATGCGGTGTTTCTGGCCGCCGGGGTGCTTGGTGCCACCATTATGCCGCACGTGATTTATCTGCATTCGTCGTTAACTCAGGCGGCCGGGGAAAACTCAAAGGCCGACAGGTATGCTGCCACCAAGGTCGATGTGGCCATTGCCATGACCATTGCCGGGTTTGTTAACCTGGCGATGATGGCTACCGCCGCCGCGGCCTTTCACTTTAATGGTCACAGCGGTATTACCGATCTTGACCAGGCCTATCTAACGCTGCAGCCCTTGTTGGGGCAGGCGGCGGCCACGATCTTCGGGCTGAGCCTGGTAGCCGCCGGGTTATCTTCTACCGTGGTGGGCACGCTGGCGGGACAGGTGGTGATGCAGGGGTTTGTGCGTTTTTACATTCCGCTGTGGGTGCGTCGTGTGGTCACCATGCTGCCATCGTTTATCGTCATTATGTTGGGGATGGACGCCACACGCATTTTGGTACTGAGCCAGGTATTGCTGAGTTTCGGTATTGCACTGGCATTGGTGCCGTTGCTGTCGTTCACCGGTAATCGTGAGCTGATGGGCGAGATGGTGAACAGCCGCACCATACAGACGATAGGTAAGTTGATCGTGGTAGTCGTGGTGGGGTTGAACGGTTATCTGCTGATCAGTAGCCTGCTGTGAGCGCCTATTAAATGAAAGGCCGGCAGTGCCTAATGCCGGTCAGCTAAGCAAAGTTCTGAATAATAATGTACGACTTTGCTAAAGCGATAGTCCCCCTCTCCAGAGGGAGAGGGCCGGGGTGAGGGGCTTTCGCGTAAGTATGTATCCCCTCACCCTAACCCTCTCCCAAAGGAGAGGGAACAATTTCACCTTAGCTGGCAGGCATTACGGCATGATGCCTGTCAGTCGTCGTGATCATGGTGGCGATGATCACGGTCATCATGATGTTTTTTCTTCCAGTGGTGCTTTTCATGATGCTTGTAGTAGTGCTTATCGTATTTGCGATAGCGGCCTTCATGATAGTAATAATTTTTGCGCCAGTAGTCGTTGTCGCGCCAGCGATAACCATCCCAGTTGTAGCCCCGGCGGTTGCGGTCACCCAGGTAGCGCCCCTGATGGCCCTGCCACCAGTCACGGTCACGCCAGTCATAACCGTCCCAGTAACGGCCGCGGTTGTCTTGTTCGCCGATGCGTAATGAAACGCCCGGCATCAGATCGATACTGAGGCCGTCAGCCTGAGCTTGCTGCATGGCTGGCAGTGTCGACGCCACCAACAGGGCGGCCAATAACAGAGGTTTAAACATGAATTCTCCTTTCCGCCGCAGCGGCCCGGCCCTTTTTATAAGTAATGAAGCGCGTTCATCAGTTTATAAAATGGCCTTATAGTTTTGCCTGCAATAGCGGCATCTTAGCCTTTGCGGATAGGGTTGAATCTTAGAGAGAATCTGAAAAAACGATCGGGGGCGAGTGATTTAAGATTTGTCTGGCCGAAATAGGGTATCGCCGGTGGGGAAACCGGCGAGAA is part of the Serratia quinivorans genome and encodes:
- the entB gene encoding Isochorismatase, with amino-acid sequence MAIPKLNDYALPTQAELPTNKVSWTVEPQRAALLIHDMQQYFLNFWGEDSPLIRQVVENIANLRRYCKSQGIPVFYTAQPNQQSDEDRALLNDMWGPGLNKHPEQQAVVAALAPEEDDTVLVKWRYSAFHRSPLQEILQESGRDQLIICGVYAHIGCMTTAIDAFMRNIQPFMVADGLADFSREEHLMALRYTAGRCGRVVTTAELLPGIASKAALRQQIMPFLDEDSEDMGDDENLIDYGLDSVRIMELAARWRKIRGDIDFIALAKNPTIDGWWTLLSEGKA
- the entA gene encoding 2,3-dihydro-2,3-dihydroxybenzoate dehydrogenase, with amino-acid sequence MEQRGDFAGKRVWVTGAGAGIGLATALAFVQAGAEVIGFDKHFGEPEYAFRTEVLDIADSDAVDRVCGRLLAEQGELDVLVNGAGILRMGLADETSTADWLACLAVNAGGAFNMFRHALPVFRRQRRGAIVSVASNAAHVPRVGMAAYCASKAALRSLCNTVGLEMAPYGVRCNLVSPGSTNTPMQRGMWQDETGEQNTINGFPEQFKLGIPLGKIAQPQEIADAILFLASDRASHITMQDIVIDGGATLAA
- the gltX gene encoding Glutamate--tRNA ligase produces the protein MKIKTRFAPSPTGYLHVGGARTALYSWLFSRHAGGEFVLRIEDTDLERSTQDAIDAIMDGMNWLNLDWNEGPYFQTKRFDRYNAVIDDMLVQDTAYKCYCSKERLEALREKQMENGEKPRYDGHCRDSQCSHTDDEPHVVRFRNPQEGSVIFDDKIRGPIEFSNQELDDLIIRRTDGSPTYNFCVVVDDWDMEISHVIRGEDHINNTPRQINILKALGAPVPEYAHVSMILGDDGKKLSKRHGAVGVMQYRDDGYLPQALLNYLVRLGWSHGDQEIFSIDEMKEFFTLEAINKSASAFNTEKLQWLNHHYINHMPAEEVAVHLAWHVEQLGIETRNGPELKDIVKLLGERCKTLKEMAESCRYFYEDFSEFDADAAKKHLRPVARQPLEAVRAKLAAITAWTPENVHDAIQGTADELGVGMGKVGMPLRVAVTGAGQSPGMDVTVHAIGQSRSLQRIDLALAYIAGREA
- the nupC_3 gene encoding Nucleoside-transport system protein nupC, encoding MFDKLLGFAGQGTEFVFGGMGDKGLAFFFLKVLCPIVFISALIGILQYIKVLPFVIRIIGTVLSKVNGMGKLESFNAVSSLILGQSENFIAYKDILGKMSEKRMYTMAATAMSTVSMSIVGAYMTMLDAKFVVAALVLNMFSTFIVLSLVNPYDTSKEEELHLGNLHEGQSFFEMLGEYILAGFKVAIIVAAMLIGFIALIAALNGLFSAIFGLSFQEILGYFFYPFAWIMGIPKHEALQVGSIMATKLVSNEFVAMMELQKISAELSPRSMGILSVFLVSFANFSSIGIVAGAIKGLNEHQGNVVSRFGLKLVYGSTLVSILSASIAGLVLG
- the nupC_4 gene encoding Nucleoside-transport system protein nupC, translated to MSHIAHFALALVVVTILALLVCRDRKSIRIRYVIQLLVIEVLLAYFFPAFGSGFRLCKRIRSVV
- the mntH_2 gene encoding Manganese transport protein MntH, with protein sequence MLQQRGQKSLEWVIGSLLLFVALAYMVELVFSQPQLGPLLTGMALPDLPNGDAVFLAAGVLGATIMPHVIYLHSSLTQAAGENSKADRYAATKVDVAIAMTIAGFVNLAMMATAAAAFHFNGHSGITDLDQAYLTLQPLLGQAAATIFGLSLVAAGLSSTVVGTLAGQVVMQGFVRFYIPLWVRRVVTMLPSFIVIMLGMDATRILVLSQVLLSFGIALALVPLLSFTGNRELMGEMVNSRTIQTIGKLIVVVVVGLNGYLLISSLL
- a CDS encoding Protein of uncharacterised function (DUF2502) yields the protein MFKPLLLAALLVASTLPAMQQAQADGLSIDLMPGVSLRIGEQDNRGRYWDGYDWRDRDWWQGHQGRYLGDRNRRGYNWDGYRWRDNDYWRKNYYYHEGRYRKYDKHYYKHHEKHHWKKKHHDDRDHRHHDHDD